The following proteins are encoded in a genomic region of Kosakonia oryzae:
- a CDS encoding YjbH domain-containing protein has protein sequence MKKSFVISLLALGISAACHAESYPEPVGPSQSDFGGVGLLQTPTARMSREGELSFNYRDNNQYRFYSGSIQLFPWLETTLRYTDVRTRKYSSVEAFSGNQTYKDKAFDVKLRLWQEGYWLPEVSLGARDIGGTGLFDGEYLVANKAWGPFDFSLGIGWGYLGTSGNIKNPLCSYDEKYCTRDTSYKQAGSTDTSQMFRGPTALFGGVEYQTPWNPLRLKLEYEGNNYQQDYAGKLPQRSKVNVGAIYRITDWADINLSYERGNTWMFGFTLRNNFNDLRPAYSDAPRPKYQPQPQDAILQHAVVANQLTLLKYNAGFADPQIQVKGDTLYVTGQQVKYRNTQEGIERANRIIMNDLPDGIRTIRVTENSLNMPIVTTETDVASLKRHLEGEPLGQDTELVQKRVTPIVPDSTEQGWYIDKSSFDFHIDPVLNQSFGGPESFYMYQVGVMATADWWWTDHLLTTGSLFANVANNYDKFSYTSSDSALPRVRTRVREYVQNDYYVNNMQANYMHYLGNNFYGQVYAGYLETMFGGAGAELLWRPVDSHWAFGIDGNYVKQRDWRSPQDMMKFTDYSVKTGHFTAYWTPWFADNVLIKASAGQYLAGDKGVTLDVSKHFDSGVVIGAYATKTNVSAAQYGEGEFTKGVYISVPLDLFTTGPTRSRAAVGWTPLTRDGGQKLGRKFELYDMTNDKTINFQ, from the coding sequence GCAAACACCGACCGCACGCATGTCGCGCGAAGGCGAACTGAGTTTTAACTACCGCGATAACAATCAGTACCGTTTCTATTCTGGCTCGATACAGCTTTTCCCGTGGCTGGAAACGACGCTACGTTATACCGACGTGCGCACACGCAAATATAGCTCGGTGGAAGCCTTCTCCGGCAATCAGACCTACAAAGATAAAGCCTTCGATGTGAAACTGCGCCTGTGGCAGGAAGGCTACTGGCTACCGGAAGTCTCCCTCGGCGCGCGGGATATCGGCGGTACAGGGCTGTTTGACGGCGAATATCTGGTCGCCAACAAAGCCTGGGGGCCGTTCGATTTCTCCCTCGGTATTGGCTGGGGCTATCTCGGCACCAGCGGCAATATCAAAAACCCGCTCTGCTCTTATGACGAGAAATACTGTACGCGCGACACCAGCTACAAACAGGCGGGCTCCACCGATACCAGCCAGATGTTCCGCGGCCCGACGGCTCTGTTTGGTGGGGTTGAATATCAGACCCCCTGGAACCCGCTGCGTTTAAAACTGGAGTATGAAGGTAACAACTATCAGCAGGATTATGCCGGGAAACTGCCGCAGCGCAGCAAAGTGAACGTTGGCGCGATTTACCGCATTACCGACTGGGCCGACATCAACCTGAGCTATGAGCGCGGCAACACCTGGATGTTTGGTTTTACCCTGCGCAATAATTTCAACGATTTACGTCCCGCTTACAGCGATGCGCCGCGGCCGAAGTATCAACCGCAGCCGCAGGACGCGATCCTGCAACATGCGGTGGTGGCTAATCAGCTTACTCTGTTGAAATATAACGCCGGTTTTGCCGACCCGCAGATCCAGGTGAAAGGCGATACGCTCTATGTGACCGGTCAGCAGGTGAAATACCGTAACACCCAGGAAGGGATTGAGCGGGCAAACCGTATCATCATGAATGACTTGCCGGATGGCATTCGCACGATTCGCGTGACGGAAAATAGCCTTAATATGCCGATCGTCACCACTGAAACGGATGTCGCCAGCCTGAAGCGCCATCTGGAAGGGGAACCGCTGGGGCAGGATACAGAACTGGTGCAGAAACGGGTTACGCCGATTGTGCCGGACAGCACAGAGCAGGGCTGGTATATCGATAAATCGTCGTTCGATTTCCATATCGATCCGGTGTTGAACCAGTCGTTCGGCGGCCCGGAAAGCTTCTACATGTACCAGGTTGGCGTGATGGCAACCGCCGACTGGTGGTGGACCGATCATTTACTGACCACTGGCAGCCTGTTCGCCAACGTGGCTAACAACTACGATAAATTCAGCTATACCTCCAGCGATTCGGCATTACCGCGCGTGCGTACCCGCGTGCGTGAATATGTGCAAAATGACTACTACGTCAACAACATGCAAGCGAACTACATGCACTACCTGGGGAATAATTTCTATGGTCAGGTGTATGCCGGTTATCTGGAAACCATGTTTGGCGGCGCGGGGGCTGAATTGCTGTGGCGTCCGGTCGATAGTCACTGGGCGTTCGGTATTGATGGCAACTACGTGAAACAGCGCGACTGGCGCAGCCCGCAGGACATGATGAAGTTCACCGATTACAGCGTGAAAACCGGCCACTTCACCGCGTACTGGACGCCGTGGTTCGCCGACAATGTGCTGATTAAAGCGAGCGCCGGGCAGTATCTGGCAGGGGATAAAGGCGTTACGCTGGATGTCTCGAAACACTTTGATAGCGGCGTGGTCATTGGCGCGTATGCCACGAAGACCAACGTTTCGGCGGCGCAGTATGGGGAAGGGGAATTCACCAAAGGGGTGTATATCTCTGTTCCATTGGATCTGTTCACGACCGGCCCGACCCGCAGCCGCGCTGCCGTTGGCTGGACGCCGTTGACGCGTGATGGCGGCCAGAAACTGGGCCGTAAGTTTGAGCTTTATGATATGACCAACGATAAGACGATCAACTTCCAGTAA